In one window of Pseudomonadales bacterium DNA:
- the pcnB gene encoding polynucleotide adenylyltransferase PcnB translates to MINTARTFSASEHPITPDNISINAISVMRKLREAGFSAYLVGGALRDLYLGIKPKDFDIATNATPEQCKQLFRRQARIIGRRFQIVHVRFGREIIELTTFRGDHQAATANPKSNQHSAANASGVLLRDNVFGSIEEDAMRRDFSCNALYYDDDSNQVFDFCDSVSDIQARQICMIGEPAIRFTEDPVRMLRAVRFAAKLGFKIETSTDQAIAPHAHLLSAIPAARLFDETLKLFFQGHAEASFDQLEHYQLSQFLIADFDRYATDPAQKKLISLALRNTDRRIQQGKSITPAFLWAIFLWPKLQYLQREIQRLYGTAPIPAMHEAAQQCIQEQNYIAAIPKRFSTTMREIWALQFSLQRIQGKRPFRTFEHPRFRAAYDFLLLREESGECPAEFGQWWTDFQQHSTSQREAMLDETNSKTRRPRKRSSRHPSTSR, encoded by the coding sequence GTGATCAACACGGCACGCACTTTTTCGGCATCCGAGCACCCCATCACACCCGACAATATCAGCATTAACGCCATCAGTGTTATGCGCAAACTTCGCGAAGCCGGTTTTAGTGCATACCTCGTTGGTGGCGCCTTAAGGGATTTATACCTGGGTATCAAACCCAAGGACTTTGACATTGCCACAAATGCAACACCGGAACAGTGTAAACAACTGTTTCGACGTCAAGCACGCATTATCGGTAGACGCTTTCAAATTGTTCACGTGAGATTTGGTCGCGAAATTATCGAACTCACCACCTTTAGAGGTGACCATCAGGCGGCAACCGCAAACCCAAAGTCCAACCAACATTCAGCTGCCAACGCCAGTGGTGTTTTACTCAGAGATAATGTGTTCGGCAGCATTGAAGAAGATGCCATGCGCCGCGATTTTAGCTGCAACGCTCTTTACTATGATGATGATAGTAATCAGGTGTTTGATTTTTGCGATTCGGTAAGTGATATTCAGGCGCGCCAGATTTGCATGATTGGCGAGCCAGCCATACGTTTCACTGAAGACCCAGTTCGCATGCTAAGAGCAGTCAGATTTGCAGCAAAACTTGGATTTAAGATTGAAACTTCTACCGATCAAGCCATTGCGCCTCATGCGCATTTACTCTCTGCAATCCCAGCCGCACGACTATTTGACGAAACACTGAAGCTCTTTTTTCAAGGACATGCCGAAGCAAGCTTTGATCAGTTAGAGCACTATCAACTGAGTCAATTCTTAATCGCTGACTTTGATCGCTATGCAACTGATCCCGCACAGAAGAAATTAATATCCTTAGCGCTTCGTAATACTGACCGCCGCATTCAACAAGGCAAAAGTATTACCCCAGCCTTTTTGTGGGCGATATTTCTTTGGCCTAAGCTACAGTATTTGCAGCGCGAGATTCAACGTCTATACGGCACTGCGCCGATTCCTGCAATGCATGAAGCCGCCCAGCAATGTATTCAGGAACAGAACTATATTGCCGCCATCCCAAAGCGATTTAGCACAACCATGCGTGAGATCTGGGCGCTGCAATTTTCGCTGCAGCGTATTCAGGGCAAACGACCTTTTCGCACTTTTGAACACCCTCGTTTTCGTGCTGCATACGACTTCTTACTGCTGCGCGAGGAGAGCGGAGAATGCCCTGCAGAATTTGGCCAGTGGTGGACCGACTTTCAACAGCATTCCACCTCGCAACGCGAAGCAATGCTGGATGAGACAAATTCAAAAACACGCCGACCGCGCAAGCGCTCCTCGCGCCACCCCAGCACCTCTCGATAA